A stretch of DNA from Candidatus Bathyarchaeota archaeon:
AGGCACCAAAGAGACCGTCACATGCGAACTGATGTTTGATGCAGAGAAGGGCTGGACTCATGAGAAGGCTGAAGCCTGGGCGAAAGGACACCAAAACTCAACAGAAAGAGACACTCCCACCCCATCGCCTACGCCTGAACCCCTTGACCCCTTTGAAGTTCTCGCTCAGAGTCGTAAAGTCTTGAATTCACGGTAACATGCTCCGGACGCGGAGCCGAACCAAATGTTGCAGAATAGCGCCGAGATGATGGTGCTCGACCTACAGCAGGTCGTAAAATAATGCTAGAAAAAAAGATGCAGGAAACAAAAATGTCAGAAACACAAAAAGATGAACATGGATGCATAATCGGGAAAGAAGTTTGGAACGAAGAACAACAAAAATGCGTACCAACACCAACTCCTAGTGCTGAAATTCAAAACAAAACAGTGAAAATGAGCATGGACGAAGCTCTCGCTCGAATTCCAGCCCTAGAAGCAGAAGTCAAAGAAAAAAACAACTTGATAGTTGATCTTACTAAACAGTTGGATGAAGCAAACAAGATACTTGATGGACAAGAGAAAGCCAAACTAATCAACGAAATATTGCCCCGCAGCTCCTACAAAATGGAATTTCTCGTAAACAAAACCGTTGAAGAACTAAAAAGCATAAAAAACACCTTAGCCAACGCCATGCCACCTAAAGTGAACAGTGTTCGCTTCGGCGTTTTAGGCACAGATCTGTCTGACCGCGAAAAAGGACTAACCATCGGCGATCTTAGTGTTGTTACTGCAGCCAAAAGGAGAGCAGATTAGCTTTGCCTCAAGGTGTAGTAAAACCAAGCAACCAAATCGTCGCTTATGGCGACCCTTTGATGGTTGAGATGGAGATCGGCGCCAACGCAACAGCAGCAGAAATGAAGGCAGGGCGGGTGATAATTTTTGATGATGCAGATCAAACAGTCAAAGAATCGGGAGCAGCAGCGGCTAATGTTGTTGGCTTTCTTGAAGTTGACCCAGCGAAAACGAAGAGCACAGCATACGCGGTTGGCGATCAAGCAAAAGTTGTCATAGGAGAATGCCTAGCAGTCCTAACCCTCTTGGCAAACGAATCAGTTACCCGAGGAGACGCCCTAGTCACAGCTGCAAATGGTAAACTGGCTAAACAGGCAGTTGGAGCCATGGGAGCACAAGGACAAGTAGTCGCCTATGCGTGGGAATCAAGCAACGTTGCACAGGACGCCGAAATATTAGTTCACTGGAAGCCAAGTGGCGAACCTGCAGCAGCAGCCTAGGAGAAATGAAACAATGCTAAAACCTTTAAGCCGAGTTGGAATGGACACAGCCCACCTAACAGACGAAGAAAGAATCTACATAGACTCAAAAATTGTCGAAACAGTAAGACCAAAACTTGTAGGCAGACGACTGTTCCCAGTGTTTACTTTGCCTCATGCAGGCTTCACAACTGTACGGGGATACAAGCAGACCGACATGGGACAAGCAAGAATCAGCTTACACGGACAGGGCAAAAACAAAGACCGAACAGAAAAGGAGCCCTTTGACATCACTGTTCCAGTGCTACACAAAGAATTCACCTTATGGTGGCGGGATCTGGAATCAAGCCGCACCTACGGGATGCCCCTTGATACACAAGACGCAGAAAATGCCGCCAGACAAGTCGCAGAGGAGGAAGATCTTCTCTTGTTGACTGGTGAATATACAGGCTGGAACGCTCTAGGAATCGAGGGACTGTCAACCGCAACAGGACGAAACACCAAAGCAAGCGCAGGCGCATGGCCAGCAAACGCCCTAACTGACCTATCTGCAGCTATCGGAGAACTAGAAACCGACGGACACGTTGGACCATACGCTGCAGTACTGAGATCAAGCTGGGCAGCAAAACTAAGAGCCCTAGTAACAAACACTGCAACAAAATGGATCGAAGTTATACAAGATCTCTTCAAAGCCGGAATCTATGTCAGTGATAGCCTCTACACGAGCGCAGGGGCAACAACCTCAGCTCTAGTTGTGGAGCCTGGGCAGGATAACTTTGACATGGTGATTGGCAGGGATCTTTCGTTGTTCACGAAGCAGGACGAGGACATGAACCTTCAATGCAAGGTCCATGAAGTCGTGGCACCCAGAATCAAGCGTCCAACATCAATCTGCGAAATCACAGGATTAACGTAGCCGACGGGTGCCCTACGTTTTTTCTTTTTCCCTCATTTGTTTTCGAGGGTCACTTAGAAAATAACATCAAAGTTGGAGGAAACAAAACTGAAATTCAAACTAAAAAGAGGTAAAGGATCAGTCAGCGAATTCGTAGACGCAACAGGAAACAGGTATAAGCCCGGCGATATACTAGAGCTGCCTAAAAGCTACACTGGCGAAAAATGGCTCGAAGCTGTGAAAATACCAAAGCCAGAAAATGAGCTACAAGATCTTGAAGCTTCTCCAAAAAAGAACCCCAAAGCTCGGAAACCTAAAACAAGCCAGTAACCAAGCGTTGATAATCACTTTTCCAAGTTAATTAGATATTGGTGGTTTAATTGAACGCTGACATGAAAAGGGACCTTGTACGCAAAAGCATTCTTCTACAAATAACAAAAGGATGCACACGTTATACTGATATCAAAGACGTTGTTACTGGAAAATGTCAAGAATTCGCTTCCTCAAATACAGTGAAGAAACAGTTTTATCAATACCTAATACCGCAAGGCTACATAGAACGAATCAAACCCGGAAAATACAAACTGACACAAAAAGGTGAAATCCTTCTAGCTGCACTAACTCAAATTTCGCTTTAATCTTTTGTTAGATGTTCTATGATTCAAATTAACGCAACTTATCCAAGGCTTCTTTACTTGTAATTGGTTCCACATAGGCTTTCTTTTTTAATTTAGGGTCAATTTTGTCCCAACTCTTGATGAACTTCTTATCGTTGGTAACAAATAATTCTGCTGCATTTTGTGCATGAAATATATGAATTGCATCAGATAGGTGAATATTGTAGGAAATCGCTAATTCTGAAGCTTTATTGAATAAGAGAATCTCGAAAGCAGGAGAACCATACTGCATTTGTTCAAGTTTTTCAATTATCACTTCGCTTGGATTTGGAAATCCTACACCCAAAGGAACCCCACCAGCAATGTGTTTAACCAAACGCATATCAATTGTAAGAATAGCTCCAAGTTCCTGCATTCCTAGTGAATTTCCTTTTCCATCGCTCATTAATCCTCTTGCAGAAGATTTACCTAAAATCCAAAAATTATTCCATCTTTTATCAATAACTGAAGGTTTAGGAACAACAAAGTTTGCATACAAAATTTCACATTTAGAAAGAATTTCCTTCGCAACAATATCCATCATTTCATTGAATGTTTTGTTAAATCTATCTGAACGCCCCGTAGCAATGAACTCACTTATTGCAAAAAGGGAAGTTTTCATGCGTTTGGGTTCCCATTCTGAATAAAGATCATTTGATGTTTTTATCTCTACACGCTTAGCTTTTGCCTCTTTTGAATGAATTCGTTGCCATTTCGGGTCAGATTCCAAAATTGCAGAAACAAGAACATTACTATCAAGATAAATTCTAGGAAGATAAAGCCGAATTGGTTTAGACATTTCTCTTCGTTATTACCACATTATTTTAGTTTATAAATGCTAAATGAAATAAACGAATTAAATCTA
This window harbors:
- a CDS encoding encapsulin; amino-acid sequence: MLKPLSRVGMDTAHLTDEERIYIDSKIVETVRPKLVGRRLFPVFTLPHAGFTTVRGYKQTDMGQARISLHGQGKNKDRTEKEPFDITVPVLHKEFTLWWRDLESSRTYGMPLDTQDAENAARQVAEEEDLLLLTGEYTGWNALGIEGLSTATGRNTKASAGAWPANALTDLSAAIGELETDGHVGPYAAVLRSSWAAKLRALVTNTATKWIEVIQDLFKAGIYVSDSLYTSAGATTSALVVEPGQDNFDMVIGRDLSLFTKQDEDMNLQCKVHEVVAPRIKRPTSICEITGLT